One genomic region from Populus nigra chromosome 8, ddPopNigr1.1, whole genome shotgun sequence encodes:
- the LOC133700595 gene encoding uncharacterized protein LOC133700595, producing MFLKHVNWKPQPTQRNSLLCKQRVKVTMKRRRSINSMRRISAEMVEISKGQNQIRKRQKEARKKFKEIRKETEKLKRETDLISKQSAANQLKLDLMFQIVKARADNDSAKDALLTETLRELMAKTRIGEKASF from the exons ATGTTTTTGAAACATGTAAACTGGAAACCTCAGCCAACTCAAAGAAACAGTCTG CTTTGCAAACAGAGAGTAAAAGTGACGATGAAAAGGAGACGTAGCATTAATAGCATGAGAAGGATTTCAGCTGAAATGGTTGAGATCAGCAAAGGACAGAACCAGATAAGGAAGAGACagaaagaagcaagaaaaaaatttaaagaaataagaaaggAGACAGAGAAACTAAAAAGGGAAACTGATCTAATCTCCAAGCAGAGTGCTGCAAATCAACTCAAGCTTGATCTCATGTTTCAAATCGTGAAAGCAAGAGCGGACAATGACTCTGCAAAAGATGCTCTACTTACCGAAACCTTGCG TGAACTGATGGCCAAAACGAGAATTGGAGAGAAAGCAAGCTTTTGA
- the LOC133702316 gene encoding DNA polymerase eta isoform X3 produces MPVARPESSDSRTRIIAHVDLDCFYVQVEQRKQPELRGLPTAVVQYNEWKGGALIAVSYEARKLGVNRHMRGDDAKEVCPQIHLVQVPVARGKADLNTYRNAGSEVVSILARKGRCERASIDEVYLDLTDSAEAMLRETPPESLESINEESRKSHILGLKSEDANDAQENVSKWLRRSDANHQDKLLACGALIVAELRMEVLKETQFTCSAGIAHNKMLAKLVSGMNKPAQQTVVPSSSVKGLLESLPIKKMKQLGGKLGTSLQTDLGVNTVGDLLQFSEEKLQERFGINTGTWLWSIARGINGEEVQGRLLPKSHGAGKSFPGPRALKTIASVQHWLNQLCDELNERICCDLDQNKRIAHTFTVYASAYKSCDSESYKKFPSKSCPLRYGTAKIQEDAFNLFQAGLREYIGSHGVKTLGHHHNGWGITSLSVSASKIVAIPSVRSQNTFMDSIHHPLQRKHRIALSKKPCHYHHQAVKAIRSWNQLISCNLRIMYRVWVYKNRKEFHGKIRIHLVLQQCRQRIVVAREPHHHYPQVLYSRSGCCSLVNQTGCQGASRVDSTMPTLERHKRKIKPSDKSCLDDLVGYEYVIIALLLKCIL; encoded by the exons ATGCCAGTGGCTAGACCAGAGTCATCCGATTCAAGGACAAGGATCATCGCTCACGTTGACTTGGATTGCTTCTACGTTCAAG tggaGCAGCGTAAGCAGCCCGAGTTGAGGGGCTTACCTACAGCTGTGGTGCAGTACAATGAGTGGAAAGGTGGGGCTTTGATTGCAGTTAGTTACGAGGCTCGTAAACTTGGAGTCAATCG TCACATGAGAGGTGACGATGCAAAAGAAGTTTGCCCACAAATTCACCTGGTTCAAGTACCTGTAGCTAGAGGTAAAGCTGACCTGAACACTTACCGCAATGCAGGTTCTGAG GTGGTGTCTATTCTGGCAAGAAAGGGTCGATGTGAGAGGGCTTCAAttgatgaagtttatcttgaccTTACTGATTCAGCGGAGGCTATGCTGAGAGAAACTCCTCCAGAGAGCTTGGAATCAATAAATGAGGAATCTCGCAAATCACACATTTTGGGGCTTAAAAGTGAG GATGCAAATGATGCCCAAGAAAATGTGAGCAAGTGGTTACGTAGGAGTGATGCCAATCACCAAGACAAGTTACTAGCTTGTGGGGCCCTCATCGTGGCAGAACTTAGGATGGAAGTCTTAAAGGAAACCCAATTTACATGTTCTGCTGGCATTGCTCATAACAAG ATGCTAGCCAAACTTGTAAGTGGCATGAATAAACCTGCGCAACAAACTGTTGTTCCCTCCTCATCTGTAAAAGGTTTGCTCGAATCATTGCCAATAAAGAAAAT GAAACAGCTTGGAGGGAAGCTGGGGACTTCATTACAGACTGACCTGGGTGTGAACACTGTTGGAGACCTCCTGCAGTTTTCAGAGGAAAAGCTACAGGAACGTTTTGGCATAAATACAGg TACATGGTTGTGGAGCATTGCGAGAGGAATCAATGGGGAAGAAGTTCAGGGCCGCCTTCTCCCTAAGAGCCATGGTGCTGGGAAGTCATTTCCTGGTCCTCGTGCTTTGAAGACAATTGCTTCC GTTCAACACTGGCTGAATCAACTTTGTGATGAGCTTAATGAACGTATTTGCTGTGATTTGGACCAAAACAAGCGAATTGCACACACTTTTACTGTTTATGCTAGCGCATACAAG TCTTGCGACTCGGAATCATATAAAAAGTTCCCTTCAAAATCTTGTCCATTGAGATATGGGACTGCTAAGATTCAAGAGGATGCATTTAATCTATTTCAAGCTGGATTACGTGAATATATAGGTTCACACGGAGTCAAAACACTAGGTCATCATCACAACGGATGGGGAATAACTTCTCTTTCTGTTTCAGCAAGTAAAATTGTTGCTATACCATCT GTTCGATCACAAAATACTTTCATGGACAGTATACATCACCCTCTTCAAAGGAAACACAGGATAGCTTTGTCAAAGAAGCCATGCCATTATCACCATCAG GCAGTGAAAGCTATTCGGAGCTGGAACCAACTGATCAGCTGCAACCTGAGAATAATGTACCGTGTTTGGGTCTACAAGAACAGAAAAGAATTCCATGGAAAGATCAG GATTCATCTTGTTCTTCAACAGTGCAGACAAAGGATCGTAGTGGCAAGGGAGCCTCACCACCATTACCCTCAGGTGTTGTATTCAA GAAGTGGATGTTGCTCACTTGTAAACCAAACCGGCTGTCAGGGAGCCTCCAGGGTTGATTCTACCATGCCTACTTTGGAACgacataaaaggaaaataaaacctTCTGATAAG agttgCTTGGATGACTTGGTGGGATACGAATATGTTATTATAGCCTTGCTGCTCAAGTGCATACTGTAA
- the LOC133702316 gene encoding DNA polymerase eta isoform X4 produces MPVARPESSDSRTRIIAHVDLDCFYVQVEQRKQPELRGLPTAVVQYNEWKGGALIAVSYEARKLGVNRHMRGDDAKEVCPQIHLVQVPVARGKADLNTYRNAGSEVVSILARKGRCERASIDEVYLDLTDSAEAMLRETPPESLESINEESRKSHILGLKSEDANDAQENVSKWLRRSDANHQDKLLACGALIVAELRMEVLKETQFTCSAGIAHNKMLAKLVSGMNKPAQQTVVPSSSVKGLLESLPIKKMKQLGGKLGTSLQTDLGVNTVGDLLQFSEEKLQERFGINTGTWLWSIARGINGEEVQGRLLPKSHGAGKSFPGPRALKTIASVQHWLNQLCDELNERICCDLDQNKRIAHTFTVYASAYKSCDSESYKKFPSKSCPLRYGTAKIQEDAFNLFQAGLREYIGSHGVKTLGHHHNGWGITSLSVSASKIVAIPSGTGSITKYFHGQYTSPSSKETQDSFVKEAMPLSPSGSESYSELEPTDQLQPENNVPCLGLQEQKRIPWKDQDSSCSSTVQTKDRSGKGASPPLPSGSGCCSLVNQTGCQGASRVDSTMPTLERHKRKIKPSDKSCLDDLVGYEYVIIALLLKCIL; encoded by the exons ATGCCAGTGGCTAGACCAGAGTCATCCGATTCAAGGACAAGGATCATCGCTCACGTTGACTTGGATTGCTTCTACGTTCAAG tggaGCAGCGTAAGCAGCCCGAGTTGAGGGGCTTACCTACAGCTGTGGTGCAGTACAATGAGTGGAAAGGTGGGGCTTTGATTGCAGTTAGTTACGAGGCTCGTAAACTTGGAGTCAATCG TCACATGAGAGGTGACGATGCAAAAGAAGTTTGCCCACAAATTCACCTGGTTCAAGTACCTGTAGCTAGAGGTAAAGCTGACCTGAACACTTACCGCAATGCAGGTTCTGAG GTGGTGTCTATTCTGGCAAGAAAGGGTCGATGTGAGAGGGCTTCAAttgatgaagtttatcttgaccTTACTGATTCAGCGGAGGCTATGCTGAGAGAAACTCCTCCAGAGAGCTTGGAATCAATAAATGAGGAATCTCGCAAATCACACATTTTGGGGCTTAAAAGTGAG GATGCAAATGATGCCCAAGAAAATGTGAGCAAGTGGTTACGTAGGAGTGATGCCAATCACCAAGACAAGTTACTAGCTTGTGGGGCCCTCATCGTGGCAGAACTTAGGATGGAAGTCTTAAAGGAAACCCAATTTACATGTTCTGCTGGCATTGCTCATAACAAG ATGCTAGCCAAACTTGTAAGTGGCATGAATAAACCTGCGCAACAAACTGTTGTTCCCTCCTCATCTGTAAAAGGTTTGCTCGAATCATTGCCAATAAAGAAAAT GAAACAGCTTGGAGGGAAGCTGGGGACTTCATTACAGACTGACCTGGGTGTGAACACTGTTGGAGACCTCCTGCAGTTTTCAGAGGAAAAGCTACAGGAACGTTTTGGCATAAATACAGg TACATGGTTGTGGAGCATTGCGAGAGGAATCAATGGGGAAGAAGTTCAGGGCCGCCTTCTCCCTAAGAGCCATGGTGCTGGGAAGTCATTTCCTGGTCCTCGTGCTTTGAAGACAATTGCTTCC GTTCAACACTGGCTGAATCAACTTTGTGATGAGCTTAATGAACGTATTTGCTGTGATTTGGACCAAAACAAGCGAATTGCACACACTTTTACTGTTTATGCTAGCGCATACAAG TCTTGCGACTCGGAATCATATAAAAAGTTCCCTTCAAAATCTTGTCCATTGAGATATGGGACTGCTAAGATTCAAGAGGATGCATTTAATCTATTTCAAGCTGGATTACGTGAATATATAGGTTCACACGGAGTCAAAACACTAGGTCATCATCACAACGGATGGGGAATAACTTCTCTTTCTGTTTCAGCAAGTAAAATTGTTGCTATACCATCT GGAACAGGTTCGATCACAAAATACTTTCATGGACAGTATACATCACCCTCTTCAAAGGAAACACAGGATAGCTTTGTCAAAGAAGCCATGCCATTATCACCATCAG GCAGTGAAAGCTATTCGGAGCTGGAACCAACTGATCAGCTGCAACCTGAGAATAATGTACCGTGTTTGGGTCTACAAGAACAGAAAAGAATTCCATGGAAAGATCAG GATTCATCTTGTTCTTCAACAGTGCAGACAAAGGATCGTAGTGGCAAGGGAGCCTCACCACCATTACCCTCAG GAAGTGGATGTTGCTCACTTGTAAACCAAACCGGCTGTCAGGGAGCCTCCAGGGTTGATTCTACCATGCCTACTTTGGAACgacataaaaggaaaataaaacctTCTGATAAG agttgCTTGGATGACTTGGTGGGATACGAATATGTTATTATAGCCTTGCTGCTCAAGTGCATACTGTAA
- the LOC133702316 gene encoding DNA polymerase eta isoform X1, with protein sequence MPVARPESSDSRTRIIAHVDLDCFYVQVEQRKQPELRGLPTAVVQYNEWKGGALIAVSYEARKLGVNRHMRGDDAKEVCPQIHLVQVPVARGKADLNTYRNAGSEVVSILARKGRCERASIDEVYLDLTDSAEAMLRETPPESLESINEESRKSHILGLKSEDANDAQENVSKWLRRSDANHQDKLLACGALIVAELRMEVLKETQFTCSAGIAHNKMLAKLVSGMNKPAQQTVVPSSSVKGLLESLPIKKMKQLGGKLGTSLQTDLGVNTVGDLLQFSEEKLQERFGINTGTWLWSIARGINGEEVQGRLLPKSHGAGKSFPGPRALKTIASVQHWLNQLCDELNERICCDLDQNKRIAHTFTVYASAYKSCDSESYKKFPSKSCPLRYGTAKIQEDAFNLFQAGLREYIGSHGVKTLGHHHNGWGITSLSVSASKIVAIPSVRSQNTFMDSIHHPLQRKHRIALSKKPCHYHHQAVKAIRSWNQLISCNLRIMYRVWVYKNRKEFHGKIRIHLVLQQCRQRIVVAREPHHHYPQVLYSRSGCCSLVNQTGCQGASRVDSTMPTLERHKRKIKPSDKGTILKFLKSYNLSCSTPMQENVEMVKGSQSPSCSSLEVNQAELPRRSLAECSTNDGSNNLDQNAQRAWNYKIDEIDHSIVNELPSEIQDEIRVWLQARQQHSMVKRPSIIKRGSIAHYFSPDRNT encoded by the exons ATGCCAGTGGCTAGACCAGAGTCATCCGATTCAAGGACAAGGATCATCGCTCACGTTGACTTGGATTGCTTCTACGTTCAAG tggaGCAGCGTAAGCAGCCCGAGTTGAGGGGCTTACCTACAGCTGTGGTGCAGTACAATGAGTGGAAAGGTGGGGCTTTGATTGCAGTTAGTTACGAGGCTCGTAAACTTGGAGTCAATCG TCACATGAGAGGTGACGATGCAAAAGAAGTTTGCCCACAAATTCACCTGGTTCAAGTACCTGTAGCTAGAGGTAAAGCTGACCTGAACACTTACCGCAATGCAGGTTCTGAG GTGGTGTCTATTCTGGCAAGAAAGGGTCGATGTGAGAGGGCTTCAAttgatgaagtttatcttgaccTTACTGATTCAGCGGAGGCTATGCTGAGAGAAACTCCTCCAGAGAGCTTGGAATCAATAAATGAGGAATCTCGCAAATCACACATTTTGGGGCTTAAAAGTGAG GATGCAAATGATGCCCAAGAAAATGTGAGCAAGTGGTTACGTAGGAGTGATGCCAATCACCAAGACAAGTTACTAGCTTGTGGGGCCCTCATCGTGGCAGAACTTAGGATGGAAGTCTTAAAGGAAACCCAATTTACATGTTCTGCTGGCATTGCTCATAACAAG ATGCTAGCCAAACTTGTAAGTGGCATGAATAAACCTGCGCAACAAACTGTTGTTCCCTCCTCATCTGTAAAAGGTTTGCTCGAATCATTGCCAATAAAGAAAAT GAAACAGCTTGGAGGGAAGCTGGGGACTTCATTACAGACTGACCTGGGTGTGAACACTGTTGGAGACCTCCTGCAGTTTTCAGAGGAAAAGCTACAGGAACGTTTTGGCATAAATACAGg TACATGGTTGTGGAGCATTGCGAGAGGAATCAATGGGGAAGAAGTTCAGGGCCGCCTTCTCCCTAAGAGCCATGGTGCTGGGAAGTCATTTCCTGGTCCTCGTGCTTTGAAGACAATTGCTTCC GTTCAACACTGGCTGAATCAACTTTGTGATGAGCTTAATGAACGTATTTGCTGTGATTTGGACCAAAACAAGCGAATTGCACACACTTTTACTGTTTATGCTAGCGCATACAAG TCTTGCGACTCGGAATCATATAAAAAGTTCCCTTCAAAATCTTGTCCATTGAGATATGGGACTGCTAAGATTCAAGAGGATGCATTTAATCTATTTCAAGCTGGATTACGTGAATATATAGGTTCACACGGAGTCAAAACACTAGGTCATCATCACAACGGATGGGGAATAACTTCTCTTTCTGTTTCAGCAAGTAAAATTGTTGCTATACCATCT GTTCGATCACAAAATACTTTCATGGACAGTATACATCACCCTCTTCAAAGGAAACACAGGATAGCTTTGTCAAAGAAGCCATGCCATTATCACCATCAG GCAGTGAAAGCTATTCGGAGCTGGAACCAACTGATCAGCTGCAACCTGAGAATAATGTACCGTGTTTGGGTCTACAAGAACAGAAAAGAATTCCATGGAAAGATCAG GATTCATCTTGTTCTTCAACAGTGCAGACAAAGGATCGTAGTGGCAAGGGAGCCTCACCACCATTACCCTCAGGTGTTGTATTCAA GAAGTGGATGTTGCTCACTTGTAAACCAAACCGGCTGTCAGGGAGCCTCCAGGGTTGATTCTACCATGCCTACTTTGGAACgacataaaaggaaaataaaacctTCTGATAAG GGAACAATTTTGAAATTCTTGAAGAGCTACAATCTCTCGTGCTCCACACCGATGCAGGAGAATGTTGAAATGGTTAAAG GCTCTCAATCTCCAAGTTGCAGCAGCTTGGAAGTGAATCAAGCTGAGCTGCCAAGACGGAGTCTTGCAGAATGTAGTACGAATGATGGCAGCAATAATTTGGATCAAAATGCACAAAGGGCATGGAATTACAAGATCGACGAGATTGATCACTCTATTGTTAATGAGTTGCCATCAGAAATCCAAGATGAAATTCGGGTCTGGCTCCAGGCTCGTCAGCAACATAGTATGGTTAAACGTCCTAGTATAATTAAACGAGGTTCTATTGCCCATTATTTCTCCCCAGACAGAAATACATAG
- the LOC133702316 gene encoding DNA polymerase eta isoform X2 — protein sequence MPVARPESSDSRTRIIAHVDLDCFYVQVEQRKQPELRGLPTAVVQYNEWKGGALIAVSYEARKLGVNRHMRGDDAKEVCPQIHLVQVPVARGKADLNTYRNAGSEVVSILARKGRCERASIDEVYLDLTDSAEAMLRETPPESLESINEESRKSHILGLKSEDANDAQENVSKWLRRSDANHQDKLLACGALIVAELRMEVLKETQFTCSAGIAHNKMLAKLVSGMNKPAQQTVVPSSSVKGLLESLPIKKMKQLGGKLGTSLQTDLGVNTVGDLLQFSEEKLQERFGINTGTWLWSIARGINGEEVQGRLLPKSHGAGKSFPGPRALKTIASVQHWLNQLCDELNERICCDLDQNKRIAHTFTVYASAYKSCDSESYKKFPSKSCPLRYGTAKIQEDAFNLFQAGLREYIGSHGVKTLGHHHNGWGITSLSVSASKIVAIPSGTGSITKYFHGQYTSPSSKETQDSFVKEAMPLSPSGSESYSELEPTDQLQPENNVPCLGLQEQKRIPWKDQDSSCSSTVQTKDRSGKGASPPLPSGSGCCSLVNQTGCQGASRVDSTMPTLERHKRKIKPSDKGTILKFLKSYNLSCSTPMQENVEMVKGSQSPSCSSLEVNQAELPRRSLAECSTNDGSNNLDQNAQRAWNYKIDEIDHSIVNELPSEIQDEIRVWLQARQQHSMVKRPSIIKRGSIAHYFSPDRNT from the exons ATGCCAGTGGCTAGACCAGAGTCATCCGATTCAAGGACAAGGATCATCGCTCACGTTGACTTGGATTGCTTCTACGTTCAAG tggaGCAGCGTAAGCAGCCCGAGTTGAGGGGCTTACCTACAGCTGTGGTGCAGTACAATGAGTGGAAAGGTGGGGCTTTGATTGCAGTTAGTTACGAGGCTCGTAAACTTGGAGTCAATCG TCACATGAGAGGTGACGATGCAAAAGAAGTTTGCCCACAAATTCACCTGGTTCAAGTACCTGTAGCTAGAGGTAAAGCTGACCTGAACACTTACCGCAATGCAGGTTCTGAG GTGGTGTCTATTCTGGCAAGAAAGGGTCGATGTGAGAGGGCTTCAAttgatgaagtttatcttgaccTTACTGATTCAGCGGAGGCTATGCTGAGAGAAACTCCTCCAGAGAGCTTGGAATCAATAAATGAGGAATCTCGCAAATCACACATTTTGGGGCTTAAAAGTGAG GATGCAAATGATGCCCAAGAAAATGTGAGCAAGTGGTTACGTAGGAGTGATGCCAATCACCAAGACAAGTTACTAGCTTGTGGGGCCCTCATCGTGGCAGAACTTAGGATGGAAGTCTTAAAGGAAACCCAATTTACATGTTCTGCTGGCATTGCTCATAACAAG ATGCTAGCCAAACTTGTAAGTGGCATGAATAAACCTGCGCAACAAACTGTTGTTCCCTCCTCATCTGTAAAAGGTTTGCTCGAATCATTGCCAATAAAGAAAAT GAAACAGCTTGGAGGGAAGCTGGGGACTTCATTACAGACTGACCTGGGTGTGAACACTGTTGGAGACCTCCTGCAGTTTTCAGAGGAAAAGCTACAGGAACGTTTTGGCATAAATACAGg TACATGGTTGTGGAGCATTGCGAGAGGAATCAATGGGGAAGAAGTTCAGGGCCGCCTTCTCCCTAAGAGCCATGGTGCTGGGAAGTCATTTCCTGGTCCTCGTGCTTTGAAGACAATTGCTTCC GTTCAACACTGGCTGAATCAACTTTGTGATGAGCTTAATGAACGTATTTGCTGTGATTTGGACCAAAACAAGCGAATTGCACACACTTTTACTGTTTATGCTAGCGCATACAAG TCTTGCGACTCGGAATCATATAAAAAGTTCCCTTCAAAATCTTGTCCATTGAGATATGGGACTGCTAAGATTCAAGAGGATGCATTTAATCTATTTCAAGCTGGATTACGTGAATATATAGGTTCACACGGAGTCAAAACACTAGGTCATCATCACAACGGATGGGGAATAACTTCTCTTTCTGTTTCAGCAAGTAAAATTGTTGCTATACCATCT GGAACAGGTTCGATCACAAAATACTTTCATGGACAGTATACATCACCCTCTTCAAAGGAAACACAGGATAGCTTTGTCAAAGAAGCCATGCCATTATCACCATCAG GCAGTGAAAGCTATTCGGAGCTGGAACCAACTGATCAGCTGCAACCTGAGAATAATGTACCGTGTTTGGGTCTACAAGAACAGAAAAGAATTCCATGGAAAGATCAG GATTCATCTTGTTCTTCAACAGTGCAGACAAAGGATCGTAGTGGCAAGGGAGCCTCACCACCATTACCCTCAG GAAGTGGATGTTGCTCACTTGTAAACCAAACCGGCTGTCAGGGAGCCTCCAGGGTTGATTCTACCATGCCTACTTTGGAACgacataaaaggaaaataaaacctTCTGATAAG GGAACAATTTTGAAATTCTTGAAGAGCTACAATCTCTCGTGCTCCACACCGATGCAGGAGAATGTTGAAATGGTTAAAG GCTCTCAATCTCCAAGTTGCAGCAGCTTGGAAGTGAATCAAGCTGAGCTGCCAAGACGGAGTCTTGCAGAATGTAGTACGAATGATGGCAGCAATAATTTGGATCAAAATGCACAAAGGGCATGGAATTACAAGATCGACGAGATTGATCACTCTATTGTTAATGAGTTGCCATCAGAAATCCAAGATGAAATTCGGGTCTGGCTCCAGGCTCGTCAGCAACATAGTATGGTTAAACGTCCTAGTATAATTAAACGAGGTTCTATTGCCCATTATTTCTCCCCAGACAGAAATACATAG
- the LOC133702299 gene encoding uncharacterized protein LOC133702299 isoform X1, translated as MDPRGLAPYSCPEASTVNTQGESHIPGRSQEQKGKKRKNDFGKHGKGFKKRKEAVKQVLNSLDKQIPQLSNKIGNQEKLVDKILLHQMTLGSEVFELLKEESAILCPDSNNWETKKLSDIILPLKHRSKMLDKRIQLLCEMMVLK; from the exons ATGGATCCTCGTGGTTTGGCACCATACTCCTGCCCTGAGGCCAGTACCGTAAATA CACAAGGTGAAAGTCATATTCCAGGAAGATCACAAGAACagaaaggaaagaagagaaaaaatgattttgggaAGCATGGCAAGGGTTTTAAG aaaaggaaagaagcgGTGAAGCAAGTCTTGAACAGTCTTGATAAACAAATTCCACAGTTGAGCAACAAAATAGGAAACCAAGAAAAACTCGtggataaaatattattgcatCAAATGACG CTTGGATCTGAAGTATTTGAGCTGCTTAAGGAGGAATCTGCAATCTTATGTCCAGATTCCAATAATTGGGAAACTAAAAAACTTTCTGACATCATCTTGCCATTGAAACATCGCAGCAAGATGCTTGACAAACGAATTCAACTTTTGTGTGAGATGATGGTGCTGAAATGA
- the LOC133702299 gene encoding uncharacterized protein LOC133702299 isoform X2: MNFDKRAQGESHIPGRSQEQKGKKRKNDFGKHGKGFKKRKEAVKQVLNSLDKQIPQLSNKIGNQEKLVDKILLHQMTLGSEVFELLKEESAILCPDSNNWETKKLSDIILPLKHRSKMLDKRIQLLCEMMVLK, from the exons ATGAATTTTGATAAAAGAG CACAAGGTGAAAGTCATATTCCAGGAAGATCACAAGAACagaaaggaaagaagagaaaaaatgattttgggaAGCATGGCAAGGGTTTTAAG aaaaggaaagaagcgGTGAAGCAAGTCTTGAACAGTCTTGATAAACAAATTCCACAGTTGAGCAACAAAATAGGAAACCAAGAAAAACTCGtggataaaatattattgcatCAAATGACG CTTGGATCTGAAGTATTTGAGCTGCTTAAGGAGGAATCTGCAATCTTATGTCCAGATTCCAATAATTGGGAAACTAAAAAACTTTCTGACATCATCTTGCCATTGAAACATCGCAGCAAGATGCTTGACAAACGAATTCAACTTTTGTGTGAGATGATGGTGCTGAAATGA